The Thalassotalea psychrophila genome window below encodes:
- a CDS encoding YebC/PmpR family DNA-binding transcriptional regulator, producing MGRAYQNRKADMAKTAGQKTKVYSKYGKEIYVVAKNGGSDPDNNLALRRLIEKAKKDQVPTHVINNAIDKANGAGGENYEPARYEGFGPGGCMVIVDCLTDNTNRTIKDVRQAFTKTNSKIGGVGSASFMFDHQALFVFKGDDEDAILEVLMMADVDVTDVEHEDGLISVYAPHTEFFKVKTTLSEEMPDVTFEMEEITWIPQDYKTISGEDDIAAFEKFMGMLNDSDDVQNIYHNAEIEQ from the coding sequence ATGGGCAGAGCTTACCAAAACCGTAAAGCCGATATGGCGAAAACAGCGGGTCAAAAAACTAAAGTTTATTCAAAATACGGCAAAGAAATTTACGTAGTAGCAAAAAATGGTGGTTCAGATCCAGATAACAACCTAGCATTACGTCGCTTAATTGAAAAAGCCAAAAAAGATCAAGTGCCAACACATGTAATTAACAATGCTATAGATAAAGCTAATGGTGCTGGTGGTGAAAACTATGAGCCAGCTCGTTATGAAGGTTTTGGTCCAGGTGGCTGTATGGTAATAGTCGATTGCCTTACCGATAACACCAACCGTACAATCAAAGATGTACGCCAAGCATTTACCAAAACGAATTCAAAAATTGGTGGAGTAGGCTCAGCATCGTTCATGTTTGATCATCAAGCATTATTCGTGTTTAAAGGCGATGATGAAGATGCAATTTTAGAAGTACTAATGATGGCAGATGTAGATGTTACTGACGTTGAGCATGAAGATGGGCTAATTAGCGTCTACGCACCGCACACAGAATTCTTTAAAGTGAAAACAACATTATCTGAAGAAATGCCCGACGTTACTTTTGAAATGGAAGAGATCACTTGGATCCCGCAAGATTACAAAACAATTTCTGGTGAAGATGACATTGCCGCATTTGAAAAATTCATGGGCATGTTAAACGACAGCGATGATGTACAAAACATTTATCACAATGCTGAAATAGAACAATAA
- a CDS encoding hemerythrin domain-containing protein, whose product MNAIPDYMTDKHRHCDDIFAEAEAEVAKENWILAEQKWQTFTRELELHLQAEEQILFPEFEQATGMTSGPTQVMRMEHEQMRGLLTSLNKSLVEKNSEDFLGFSETLMVLMQQHNMKEEMMLYPMCQQNISDTEQMTAQLKQHCD is encoded by the coding sequence ATGAATGCTATCCCCGATTATATGACTGATAAACACCGCCATTGCGATGATATTTTTGCTGAAGCAGAAGCTGAAGTTGCAAAAGAAAACTGGATTTTGGCTGAGCAAAAGTGGCAAACTTTTACCAGAGAACTTGAGCTGCACTTACAGGCAGAAGAGCAGATACTTTTTCCTGAATTTGAACAGGCAACAGGCATGACTTCTGGTCCTACCCAAGTTATGCGCATGGAGCATGAACAAATGCGTGGCTTGCTGACATCGTTAAATAAATCATTAGTTGAGAAAAATAGTGAAGACTTCCTCGGCTTTTCAGAAACATTAATGGTATTAATGCAACAGCATAATATGAAAGAGGAAATGATGCTTTATCCTATGTGTCAGCAAAATATCAGTGATACTGAACAAATGACAGCACAATTGAAGCAACACTGCGATTGA
- a CDS encoding COX15/CtaA family protein produces the protein MHNSMQTRQQSASTRKLVFVAILLALVVITLGAYTRLTHAGLGCPDWPGCYGFIDVPETADKIAMAESAFPERPVEPAKAWNEMIHRYFAGALGLFIAAIFIFSFKHRDKGLPLFLPLMLVCTVIFQAALGMWTVTMKLMPIVVMGHLLGGFVTLCLLYLLYLRLSSSRVPGGDYNLRKYQTFAFIGVVILTLQIALGGWTSSNYAALVCTQLPICQDGWMQQLTFANSFDLIPPERDTYEFGFLSHAERITIHAMHRIGAIVTTLYIAWLAISVFRNAQSSFFKTNAIFIGFILTCQVALGVSNIVFTLPLPVAVSHNVVAALLMLSMIHLSYSLKRKI, from the coding sequence CGTAAATTAGTCTTTGTTGCAATTTTATTAGCATTAGTGGTTATTACACTTGGCGCATACACCCGTTTAACCCACGCCGGTTTAGGTTGTCCAGACTGGCCAGGCTGTTACGGTTTTATTGATGTACCTGAAACTGCCGACAAAATTGCCATGGCAGAATCAGCGTTTCCTGAACGCCCGGTAGAACCTGCAAAGGCATGGAATGAAATGATCCATCGCTACTTCGCCGGCGCTTTAGGATTATTTATTGCCGCAATATTTATCTTTTCATTTAAACATCGCGATAAAGGTTTGCCGTTATTTTTGCCGTTAATGTTGGTGTGTACGGTAATATTCCAAGCAGCACTTGGTATGTGGACAGTCACCATGAAGCTTATGCCAATTGTAGTGATGGGACACTTGCTAGGAGGGTTTGTCACCTTATGCTTGCTGTATTTGCTCTACCTTCGTCTTTCATCCTCGCGTGTACCGGGTGGAGACTATAACTTACGCAAGTATCAAACTTTTGCTTTTATTGGTGTGGTAATTCTTACTTTACAAATTGCCCTTGGTGGTTGGACATCAAGTAATTATGCCGCTCTGGTATGTACACAACTGCCAATTTGTCAGGACGGTTGGATGCAGCAGCTTACCTTTGCAAATTCATTCGATTTAATTCCGCCAGAGCGTGATACCTATGAATTTGGTTTTTTAAGTCATGCCGAGCGCATTACGATTCATGCCATGCATAGAATTGGTGCAATTGTAACCACGCTTTATATCGCCTGGTTAGCAATTAGTGTGTTTCGCAATGCACAATCAAGTTTCTTCAAAACTAACGCCATATTCATTGGCTTTATTTTAACCTGCCAAGTCGCCCTTGGCGTAAGCAATATTGTTTTTACTTTACCGCTTCCAGTCGCCGTAAGTCACAACGTGGTGGCAGCACTGTTAATGTTAAGCATGATCCATTTAAGCTATAGCTTAAAACGAAAAATTTAG
- a CDS encoding polysaccharide deacetylase family protein: MKKILIALLMTLVPNFAQATVILVYHHVSETTPKSTSISPKQFELHLNYLKDNGFKVIALNEMVDKLKAKQPLEDKTVVITFDDGYSDILYNGHPLLQKFGYPYTMFINPNTVPNNSGIYLDWPQIKQMADDGVLIANHGLVHDSLIKTPKGVEAQTWLTQKLDELEQSEQIIKDKLDQNWKYFALPYGEYTPQAQQELASMGYAVFTQQSGPVGDTTDITAIPRFPASMPYDQLGPLKDKLNSLAFNVSAKSQRAQTIVPFGEQPEKTVEVSLNDFYPNMLACFIAGGGKAEITWQGKESFTMSFDANFKPGRNRSNCTAPSISKSGRFYWYSKPWFVPKADGSWYTD; this comes from the coding sequence ATGAAAAAAATATTAATTGCTCTATTAATGACTTTAGTACCAAATTTTGCCCAAGCAACGGTTATTTTAGTTTATCACCATGTAAGTGAAACAACGCCGAAAAGCACTTCAATAAGCCCAAAGCAGTTTGAGCTACATCTTAACTACTTAAAAGATAACGGCTTTAAAGTAATAGCATTAAATGAAATGGTTGATAAGTTAAAAGCTAAACAGCCATTAGAAGATAAAACTGTGGTGATCACCTTTGATGATGGTTACAGCGATATTTTATATAACGGTCACCCGTTATTACAAAAATTTGGCTACCCATACACTATGTTTATTAATCCGAATACGGTGCCAAATAACAGTGGCATTTATTTAGATTGGCCGCAAATAAAACAAATGGCAGATGACGGGGTACTTATTGCAAATCATGGTTTAGTACACGACTCTTTAATTAAAACCCCTAAAGGAGTTGAAGCACAAACATGGTTGACACAAAAGCTCGATGAGCTGGAACAATCTGAACAGATAATTAAGGACAAATTAGATCAAAATTGGAAATATTTTGCTCTGCCATATGGCGAGTATACCCCGCAAGCTCAGCAAGAATTAGCATCAATGGGCTATGCTGTATTTACCCAGCAATCGGGTCCGGTAGGCGACACTACCGATATTACTGCCATACCTCGTTTTCCGGCATCGATGCCTTATGACCAACTTGGACCGCTAAAAGATAAACTAAATTCATTGGCTTTTAATGTATCAGCAAAAAGCCAACGAGCACAAACGATAGTACCTTTCGGCGAACAACCAGAAAAAACTGTTGAAGTAAGCCTTAATGACTTTTATCCGAATATGCTTGCTTGTTTTATTGCTGGAGGTGGTAAAGCGGAAATTACTTGGCAAGGTAAGGAGAGTTTTACCATGAGTTTTGATGCTAATTTTAAGCCAGGCAGAAACCGTAGTAATTGCACCGCCCCAAGTATTTCAAAATCAGGTAGATTTTACTGGTATTCAAAACCTTGGTTTGTGCCCAAAGCCGATGGTAGTTGGTATACAGATTAA
- a CDS encoding SCO family protein: MNKLLIIILAVASAAIGAFVYQTHFINQQPEHALLYQQPRTIANFELTDHNGNTFGNEQLKGKWTLFFFGYTSCPDVCPVTLQELNYIYPQLKELTDNKMQVALVTADPKRDTQKKLNSYIRYFNEEFFALRAGHEVLFPFARSLGLMYGIVEDTSDEYYLVNHSASIILTNPNGKIQAIFKPVQTDPMAIPSIDSELMLKDFEIIYNHSNL, translated from the coding sequence ATGAATAAACTATTAATTATCATTTTGGCTGTAGCATCTGCAGCCATTGGTGCATTTGTTTACCAAACGCATTTTATTAATCAACAGCCTGAGCATGCATTGCTGTATCAACAACCGCGCACCATCGCCAATTTTGAATTAACCGATCATAACGGTAATACCTTCGGCAATGAACAGCTTAAAGGCAAATGGACGTTATTCTTTTTTGGCTATACTTCGTGTCCAGATGTATGCCCTGTAACGTTACAAGAACTGAATTATATTTACCCGCAATTAAAAGAATTAACCGACAATAAAATGCAAGTCGCTTTAGTAACTGCTGATCCTAAACGCGATACGCAAAAAAAATTGAATAGCTACATTCGTTATTTTAATGAAGAATTTTTTGCACTACGCGCTGGCCATGAGGTGTTATTCCCCTTTGCTCGCAGCTTAGGCTTAATGTATGGCATTGTTGAAGATACTAGCGATGAGTACTATCTAGTAAACCATAGCGCATCAATTATTTTGACCAATCCTAATGGTAAAATTCAGGCAATATTCAAACCAGTGCAAACCGACCCAATGGCGATACCAAGTATTGACTCAGAGCTAATGCTGAAGGATTTTGAGATAATATATAATCACTCGAACCTTTAA
- a CDS encoding M20/M25/M40 family metallo-hydrolase gives MMKKTFFALLPLLLVLHVSAKSDSDSEHAKKTLEIYTKVISIPTVAGRGKVPEMAAYLADEFLAAGFSDEDINIIPKGETAALTVRYRGDNSSGKQPILLIGHMDVVEALEKDWQRSPFQLTKDDNYFYGRGTVDNKLGITMMTAAFIRLKKAGFVPNRDLIIAFSGDEETSMETTKMLAHNTPELASAEYALNSDSGGGDLDVNGKAIAYLVQAAEKTYATFELTVKNEGGHSSRPRKDNAIYELMSALNNIQSFQFPVMSSAMTLKFFEKSGQQLGGELGQAMIDFAKNPSDKKASDLLANEPSYVGTTRTTCIATMLSAGHAENALPQSATATVNCRIFPGVKVSDVKNTLQQVVANSGVIIATLDSPIESPISELRPDVMAAVAKAVHIRYPKVEIMGVMESGGTDGMHFRSAGIPTWAMSSVFMNPDEMFAHGLDERLPIKAFYDGLDHWTIIIKTLTSPQVKD, from the coding sequence ATGATGAAAAAAACATTCTTTGCACTACTGCCTTTGTTACTTGTTTTGCACGTTTCTGCAAAGAGTGATTCTGACAGTGAACATGCAAAAAAAACCTTAGAAATTTATACTAAAGTAATCTCTATCCCTACAGTTGCCGGCAGAGGTAAAGTCCCAGAGATGGCTGCTTATTTAGCCGATGAATTTTTAGCGGCAGGATTTAGCGACGAAGATATTAACATTATCCCTAAGGGTGAAACAGCTGCTCTAACTGTTCGATATCGTGGTGATAACAGCTCGGGTAAACAACCTATTTTATTAATTGGTCATATGGATGTCGTTGAAGCTTTGGAAAAAGATTGGCAACGTTCACCATTTCAACTGACTAAAGATGACAACTACTTTTATGGTCGTGGCACGGTAGATAACAAGCTTGGTATTACCATGATGACTGCCGCTTTTATTCGCTTGAAAAAAGCCGGTTTTGTGCCAAACCGAGATTTAATCATTGCCTTTTCAGGTGATGAAGAAACGAGTATGGAAACAACAAAGATGTTAGCCCATAACACGCCAGAACTTGCTTCTGCAGAGTATGCTTTAAACTCTGACTCAGGAGGCGGCGATCTAGATGTAAATGGCAAAGCCATTGCCTATTTAGTACAGGCTGCAGAAAAGACTTACGCAACCTTTGAACTTACCGTTAAGAATGAAGGTGGTCACAGTTCACGTCCACGCAAAGACAATGCCATATACGAATTAATGTCAGCACTGAATAATATCCAAAGTTTTCAATTTCCGGTGATGTCTTCGGCAATGACACTTAAATTCTTTGAAAAATCCGGTCAACAACTCGGCGGTGAACTCGGCCAAGCGATGATAGATTTTGCTAAAAACCCCAGTGATAAAAAAGCATCGGATTTACTAGCCAATGAACCTTCATATGTGGGTACCACACGCACTACATGTATTGCAACTATGCTAAGTGCAGGACATGCGGAAAATGCTTTACCGCAATCTGCTACCGCCACAGTCAACTGTCGCATATTCCCGGGCGTTAAGGTCAGTGACGTTAAAAACACCCTACAACAGGTAGTGGCTAATAGCGGGGTAATAATTGCAACACTCGATTCACCGATTGAAAGCCCCATATCAGAACTGCGACCTGATGTAATGGCTGCTGTCGCTAAAGCTGTGCATATTCGTTACCCGAAAGTAGAAATTATGGGTGTTATGGAATCTGGCGGCACCGACGGTATGCATTTTCGTTCAGCCGGAATTCCAACTTGGGCGATGTCTAGTGTGTTTATGAACCCTGATGAAATGTTTGCCCACGGTTTGGACGAGCGATTACCAATAAAAGCTTTTTATGATGGTTTAGATCATTGGACAATTATTATAAAAACCCTGACCAGCCCTCAAGTTAAGGATTAG
- the nfuA gene encoding Fe-S biogenesis protein NfuA, with protein sequence MINISDTAQEHFAKLLSQQAEGTCIRVFVVNPGTAQAECGVSYCPVEAVEPDDIRIEYKGFAALVDKDSEKFLVDAEVDFVTDQMGSQLTLKAPNAKLRKVDNDAPLFERVNYFIQSEVNPQLAGHGGDCQLMEVTEDGYAILQFGGGCNGCSQIDLTVKDGVEKQLIEVMAGEIKGVRDVTEHERGEHSYY encoded by the coding sequence ATGATTAATATTTCAGATACAGCACAAGAGCATTTCGCTAAGTTATTATCACAACAAGCTGAAGGCACTTGTATAAGAGTATTTGTAGTAAACCCTGGTACTGCGCAAGCTGAATGTGGCGTTTCTTACTGCCCTGTTGAAGCTGTTGAACCAGATGATATTCGTATTGAATATAAAGGCTTTGCAGCCTTAGTTGATAAAGACAGCGAAAAATTCTTAGTTGATGCTGAAGTAGACTTTGTTACTGACCAAATGGGTTCACAGTTAACCTTGAAAGCACCAAATGCAAAATTACGTAAAGTAGATAATGACGCACCATTATTTGAGCGTGTTAATTACTTTATTCAATCAGAAGTTAATCCACAATTGGCGGGCCATGGTGGTGATTGTCAGTTAATGGAAGTGACTGAAGATGGCTATGCAATTTTACAATTTGGCGGTGGTTGTAACGGCTGTAGCCAAATCGATTTAACCGTTAAAGACGGTGTTGAAAAACAACTCATTGAAGTGATGGCTGGCGAAATTAAAGGTGTTCGTGATGTAACTGAACACGAGCGCGGTGAACACTCGTATTATTAA
- a CDS encoding glutathione S-transferase family protein translates to MTSLILYGAEPSPFVRKVRLALAFKQLDYELIQVFPFNPEKPQAFIDNSPTGQIPLLAFGDDYITDSSVILNFLEREYPEPALLPKDNIAAARAMWFAEYASSKMVAALGGHLFAEMYLARAFFNREPLQSDIDLALNEEIPEIFTYLETQLNSNYLVAEQFTLADLVVGGMLVLLKHCKVKCDANKWPKVAAYIDRVHALPIFTKIIDEETEILRSYGLDI, encoded by the coding sequence ATGACCTCATTAATTTTATATGGTGCAGAGCCTTCACCATTTGTTAGAAAAGTACGGTTAGCATTAGCGTTCAAGCAGTTGGATTATGAGCTCATTCAAGTGTTTCCATTCAACCCTGAAAAACCGCAGGCTTTTATTGATAACAGCCCTACGGGGCAAATACCGTTACTGGCTTTTGGTGATGACTATATAACTGACTCATCTGTTATTTTGAATTTTTTAGAGCGCGAGTATCCCGAGCCAGCCTTACTTCCGAAAGATAATATTGCTGCTGCCAGAGCAATGTGGTTTGCAGAATATGCGAGTAGTAAAATGGTAGCTGCACTAGGTGGACATTTATTTGCTGAGATGTATTTAGCCAGAGCCTTTTTCAACCGTGAACCATTACAGTCTGATATCGATTTGGCGCTTAACGAAGAGATCCCCGAGATCTTTACTTATTTAGAAACGCAACTAAATAGTAATTATTTAGTTGCCGAGCAATTTACTTTAGCGGACTTAGTTGTAGGCGGTATGTTAGTTTTACTGAAGCATTGCAAGGTTAAATGTGATGCTAATAAGTGGCCCAAAGTTGCCGCTTATATTGATAGAGTGCACGCATTACCAATATTTACAAAAATCATTGATGAAGAAACAGAAATTCTTAGAAGTTACGGTTTAGATATATAA
- a CDS encoding MFS transporter produces MFITLTLVIVAMIIALLILTKVLHLPRNVAVLFFSMPLLMCIAPTITFIGGILASKMAPDPSLATLPLTIMILGVAVSTFLVSNLSSKLGRKTATNIGFIIAIIGTLIASYSAIVASFYLFIFATFLMGSSLAFAQQMRFAALESVSPDNAAKVISALMLSGIFAAMIGPEIALMAKDWIAAPHGYAGSFVGLLILLVISLLVFQLFTDPKVEKSDIQDEPERPLKIIIKQPIFIIALLSAAIGYGLMSFVMTATPLSMHAMDGHSLMDTKWVIQSHIAAMFLPSLFTGALIKRFHSANVLFVGTIMFAVVTIVALNGQQVMHYWWSMVLLGIGWNFLFITGTVLLPESYHGSERFKVQALNDFIIFTVQGLASLLAGWLLFTQNWTILIYSTLPFIIIMLLVSFWHYKNRENIK; encoded by the coding sequence ATGTTTATCACACTAACATTGGTAATAGTGGCAATGATTATTGCCTTACTAATATTAACAAAAGTGCTGCACCTGCCACGAAACGTTGCAGTGCTGTTTTTTTCCATGCCATTGCTAATGTGTATTGCTCCTACCATTACATTCATCGGCGGAATACTCGCCAGTAAAATGGCTCCGGATCCAAGTTTAGCAACACTGCCACTGACCATAATGATATTAGGAGTGGCGGTTAGTACTTTTTTAGTCTCCAACTTGTCTAGTAAATTGGGGCGAAAGACAGCAACTAACATTGGTTTTATCATTGCTATTATTGGCACGTTAATCGCTTCATACAGCGCTATAGTAGCCAGTTTTTATTTGTTTATATTTGCCACGTTTTTAATGGGTTCAAGTCTGGCCTTTGCACAGCAAATGCGCTTTGCCGCCTTAGAAAGTGTTAGCCCAGATAATGCAGCGAAAGTGATTTCTGCGTTAATGCTCTCAGGTATCTTTGCTGCCATGATAGGCCCTGAAATAGCATTAATGGCGAAAGACTGGATAGCAGCCCCACACGGTTATGCAGGATCATTTGTAGGGTTATTAATTTTATTGGTGATTTCTCTACTTGTTTTTCAATTGTTTACTGATCCTAAAGTTGAAAAAAGTGACATCCAAGATGAACCTGAAAGGCCGCTTAAGATAATAATCAAACAACCTATTTTTATTATAGCCCTACTATCGGCAGCAATTGGCTATGGCTTGATGAGTTTCGTTATGACAGCAACGCCTCTAAGCATGCATGCTATGGATGGTCATTCGTTAATGGATACTAAATGGGTTATTCAAAGCCATATTGCTGCGATGTTTTTACCTTCTTTATTTACAGGTGCGTTAATTAAACGATTCCATTCTGCTAATGTTTTATTTGTTGGAACGATAATGTTTGCAGTGGTGACAATTGTTGCTTTAAATGGCCAACAAGTAATGCATTATTGGTGGTCGATGGTTTTACTTGGCATTGGTTGGAATTTTTTATTCATTACTGGCACAGTATTATTACCTGAAAGTTACCATGGAAGTGAGCGGTTTAAGGTACAAGCACTAAATGATTTTATTATTTTTACCGTTCAAGGTTTAGCATCTTTATTAGCTGGTTGGCTTCTATTCACACAAAACTGGACAATACTAATCTATAGCACATTGCCATTTATAATTATTATGTTGTTAGTGAGTTTTTGGCATTATAAAAACCGAGAAAATATTAAATAA
- a CDS encoding MATE family efflux transporter: MTASKQQQERKALFALAIPMILSNITVPLLGLVDTGVIGHLPEAYFLGATAVGAMIITFITWFCGFLRMSTSGLAAQAYGSEDRQQILLVLSRGLVVAFIIGLLMIVLQTPYINASLWLSGGSEQVQFYARQYTEIRIWGFPAALANLVILGWLLGLHKAKFAMWLLIVTNVVNLSLDLLFVLGFNWQIMGIAVATLIAEYSSLILGLYFVAKTLNVHHKDLIKTLAKTKNTLFNKVSFSPYLKLNRDIVIRTLCLEICFVFITFQGARLGDTVVAANAILLNFLLLISFGLDGIAYGAEARVGRAKGAKDSSALSLAVNTALKYNFMFAIIYSLFFYLFGLEFIKLLSDIPEVVAYASEFLPWIVALPVLACWCYLYDGVYIGLTEAAVMRNSMLVSTFAFFFPCWFILQGYGNHGIWAAFCLFMMARGITLFYHFHNNKDRLGKN; the protein is encoded by the coding sequence TTGACAGCAAGTAAGCAACAACAGGAACGAAAAGCGTTATTCGCCCTCGCCATTCCAATGATTTTATCCAATATCACGGTGCCATTATTAGGTCTAGTTGATACTGGCGTAATTGGCCATTTACCTGAAGCGTACTTTCTAGGAGCCACCGCCGTTGGCGCAATGATTATCACCTTTATTACTTGGTTTTGTGGTTTTCTTCGCATGTCTACCTCGGGCCTTGCTGCGCAAGCTTATGGTAGTGAAGACAGGCAACAGATTCTCCTAGTATTAAGCAGAGGCCTAGTTGTTGCTTTCATAATCGGTCTGCTAATGATTGTTCTACAAACCCCTTATATAAATGCCTCTTTATGGTTGTCTGGTGGTAGTGAACAGGTGCAGTTTTATGCTCGTCAGTACACTGAAATAAGAATATGGGGTTTCCCTGCTGCTTTAGCTAATTTAGTAATTTTAGGTTGGTTATTAGGTTTGCATAAAGCCAAGTTCGCTATGTGGCTGTTAATCGTTACTAATGTTGTTAATTTAAGCCTAGACCTACTGTTTGTTTTAGGTTTTAACTGGCAAATAATGGGCATAGCAGTAGCCACTTTAATTGCCGAATATTCAAGTTTGATATTAGGTTTATACTTTGTTGCTAAAACTCTAAATGTTCACCATAAAGATTTAATTAAAACCTTAGCAAAAACGAAAAATACATTGTTCAACAAAGTATCATTTAGCCCTTACTTAAAACTTAATCGCGATATTGTTATTCGCACACTGTGTTTAGAGATCTGCTTTGTATTTATAACCTTTCAAGGTGCAAGACTTGGCGATACGGTAGTTGCTGCCAATGCTATTTTACTTAATTTCTTATTACTCATTTCCTTTGGTTTAGACGGAATTGCTTACGGCGCTGAAGCAAGAGTTGGGCGAGCAAAAGGCGCCAAAGACTCATCAGCTTTATCGCTTGCTGTAAATACGGCATTAAAATACAACTTTATGTTTGCGATTATTTATAGTCTTTTCTTTTACTTATTCGGTTTAGAGTTTATTAAACTTTTATCTGACATACCTGAGGTAGTAGCCTATGCTAGTGAGTTTCTTCCCTGGATTGTTGCATTGCCGGTATTAGCTTGTTGGTGTTATTTATATGACGGAGTGTACATCGGTTTAACCGAAGCTGCTGTGATGCGAAACTCAATGCTAGTCTCAACATTCGCTTTTTTCTTCCCATGTTGGTTTATTTTACAAGGATACGGAAACCACGGTATTTGGGCTGCTTTTTGTTTATTCATGATGGCGAGAGGAATTACCCTTTTCTACCATTTTCACAACAACAAAGACCGGTTAGGCAAAAATTAA
- the cyoE gene encoding heme o synthase, whose translation MSKASVDTLETIAIDTSPVSWREYYEITKPKVVALLVLTALVGMSLSVPGAIPWQILFPAMLGIGLLSSASAAINHIVDQKIDAIMARTHNRPLPNGRISNKNAITFAVALSVIGFIMLYALVNPLTAWLTFSGLVGYSVIYTLYLKRATPQNITIGGLAGAIPPLLGWTAMTNEVHPHALLLVLLVFVWTPPHFWALAIHRRDDYAKVNIPMLPVTHGITFTKTQILLYTILLFIVGLMPYLVGMSGWIYLVGACALNLAFFAYAWKLKFNAEKDTAMKTFRFSIIHLMVLFVVLLADHYILPKAVF comes from the coding sequence ATGAGTAAAGCAAGCGTAGATACCCTTGAAACGATAGCAATAGATACTAGCCCGGTTTCTTGGCGAGAATATTACGAAATAACCAAGCCGAAAGTTGTGGCTTTATTGGTGCTAACGGCATTAGTAGGTATGAGCTTATCTGTGCCTGGTGCAATTCCATGGCAAATCCTTTTCCCGGCAATGTTAGGGATAGGTTTATTATCCTCTGCTTCTGCTGCGATAAACCATATTGTTGATCAAAAAATTGATGCCATTATGGCGCGTACACATAATCGTCCACTACCTAACGGTCGAATCAGTAACAAAAATGCGATTACTTTTGCCGTCGCGTTATCGGTGATCGGTTTTATCATGCTTTATGCATTAGTTAACCCATTAACCGCTTGGTTAACGTTTTCAGGTTTAGTCGGCTACTCGGTAATTTATACGTTGTATCTGAAACGAGCCACGCCGCAAAACATCACAATTGGTGGTTTAGCCGGTGCGATACCACCATTGCTAGGTTGGACAGCAATGACCAATGAAGTGCATCCTCATGCATTGCTTTTAGTGTTATTAGTGTTTGTTTGGACACCACCTCACTTTTGGGCACTAGCAATTCATCGCCGTGATGATTACGCGAAAGTAAACATTCCAATGTTACCGGTTACCCACGGTATTACCTTCACTAAAACGCAAATATTGTTGTATACCATTTTATTATTTATTGTTGGTTTAATGCCGTATTTAGTGGGTATGAGTGGTTGGATTTATCTTGTTGGTGCTTGCGCCTTAAATCTGGCATTTTTTGCTTATGCATGGAAATTAAAGTTTAATGCGGAAAAAGATACAGCAATGAAAACATTCAGGTTTTCAATTATACATTTGATGGTGTTGTTTGTTGTTCTTTTGGCTGACCATTACATTTTACCAAAGGCAGTATTCTAA
- a CDS encoding DUF2249 domain-containing protein, with translation MQQVYLDVSELEPPEPMTEIITALARLKVNEYLLVFHRREPFPLYEKLAAAGWAFQCKKLTDQQFQIFIYRATDQSKFSQQLLNKTDQPTSDLQ, from the coding sequence ATGCAGCAAGTTTATTTAGATGTAAGTGAGCTAGAACCGCCTGAACCAATGACTGAAATTATAACCGCATTGGCTAGGTTGAAAGTAAACGAATACTTGCTGGTATTTCACCGCCGCGAACCGTTTCCTTTATACGAAAAGCTTGCCGCAGCTGGTTGGGCCTTTCAGTGTAAAAAATTAACTGATCAGCAATTTCAAATTTTTATTTATCGTGCAACAGATCAAAGTAAATTTAGCCAGCAGTTACTTAATAAAACAGATCAACCAACATCTGATCTGCAATGA